A region from the Linepithema humile isolate Giens D197 chromosome 1, Lhum_UNIL_v1.0, whole genome shotgun sequence genome encodes:
- the IntS1 gene encoding integrator complex subunit 1 has translation MDRGKTGLGRAVKSKIAQHPSDLFALGSKSSRNESSDSKNRPGVIHPKPGGSSATSGNDRKKEAPSGSLQSFSYVPQKKPKLSHIGSYQRQPSSSAEAWEVLATDTDPADFVPMVLEANDNDEADKVIGIICGAIKTLKNQKWKPDTLVYMGLLYLAKIRPSIFSHDCILHALSSLLKRDQTYNFKSKGNPLVPVLAANLLMKGFHEKKNWPEIFVKLYIEDALGERVWVDHEECKGFVDNILTGFNTRHPPKSVLQPEFPVLMQRDCHSPSTVDDEDPTASTTLLSGDKEKIEFPVGPRYAHCMENIESIVLEAVKEQLNRRQAETITRNFLKLLSSACGFVEIRNIAVPRLEVWLHNPKLMRPAQELLMYICYNCTSHTQRDVEVISQLVKMRLKPKAVINMYLNGVKELIGLHPENLATILKHTIYNELSNARNPNNMPMLAIMFQTLPEQAAKLLAEIFQDLLMNREDYLRPLRALLREIVRVCRHDINLLAFARMLMSERPDIAQQLLTFEFKDRMFMSIADLLCLCMLLGISPQVKEAATLSQRADKKDVALLHQFQNLVAMIQYEAILWLQNVAPQMYAIGRNELLHAMHKILLLESPENYYKLDNWPPESDRGFYIRLVSDVPLLQSSLLRLLLIGFAKDNSITHSETLDLADQLIRRAAANSTENFPMLQADKTDIVELIFNLCIYQPPGTINIPAGYVPPTLAIANLYWKGWIMLLMMAAHNPTTIGALAWKRYPILRTLMEMCITNHFSYPPPTMALPEIMEQERTKELQVEAMEKQEILEYESHLAAASTRMQLSEQNSFLLSQLITMDPTGIARRPPPAVLEQLQSLNTSHRLGHLLCRSRKPDFLLDIIQRQQQSTSQSMPWLADLVQNSEGSLSQLPVQCLCEYLLSTSPQTVEKQPRQQQLLAHLQTLLTDPNQDQQHAYEVLEYFLRRLSSQQSSSRIQAITGLKMVLDSIPLEDDTMDVDGENEKETWLLRKLPSIPHFLSVRSLVSTALRGACQVENSPELVHTYISYLAAHTIDDDLPDLTDLANEISQLVVERSTIIAAILPQPESDNQQAKQTLHAFMAIFCNYLEKARSPRGEGYQWSESQDQILVQWSNGEECTMHILVVHAMIILLTYDSSEDDQLFTTLLETWFPLTEQPKAFLVDTSEEALLIPDWLKLRMIRSNVPRLVDAALKDLEPQQLVLFIQSFGIPVSSMSKLLHTLDAGVQIDPGSVGEAVLDKTYMAQLVEVQHRRGATGGLVFVQVLQLMEPQLPDENMMPISRLQQPLPPSATVQKQSVIQCSIKTDVPHLINRLFIENIHVNQKIDAYRRLHKTLAKDLQRSSVKESSAVVLAIQHICSVLSSMQVKQFLASLVHMPQYSCTLMRVILLPLKKPSTSKHVVELARNMCLNLISLIGDVKAPVLSILRDFANVQLTKTPQRTELSMLMQSRGEGPGPILEGTDPVNLEGVGRRLLDLCLKQQKNDVLVEAMAKLLVSDSNEDALKPRTGLLIDWLASVEPELIGICPNLQMKLLFGKAKVHINIDKNVVSSHSCRPYLLTLLTHRASWATLYKCVGHLLDKYDEGYDPTAVLDFLWALTCNPKLWQGRDKFTPKHYVPENILLLEERQLLNLVTYLVSEAVIICNMQNRNAALARMDIRLDLLLHCISTEDELISSVVNYLAERMMDNIDKDSADMAHQFLLHMYMKIPKVICFLNTFQANKFVNGAKITDWTGSVLDCMSHSLLTALAATPRQKSWNSKSQEFELCARKMAAVHPILVLRQLPMLASSLMGRCYLDFSQFRSGHHLNLFTQVMGLLELLQPHLFDKQHETPLENTLENYFQCFQNYGHVKDITSLVIRFVSLLQSYISREPQRAMKYLQKHAQALHELQINYPSIIPLRTLVSGIPMPREGEDIDDILITIAPTLHPSEPTIPTHWQSLLTTLSKLHGEDVLSALQEIEHVSLRKPSVLEPITDNITELLVSPQGNIRTLAHTLLARALKHRPASNANILSAYQRCLDSHRADVLMSALEKLPDIVLCMQEHALPLMQRVFELGVNSNVNTIPYINKTIALLNTQQGC, from the exons atggaCCGTGGCAAGACTGGGCTTGGTAGAGcagttaaaagtaaaattgctCAACATCCTTCTGACTTATTTGCATTAGGATCTAAGAGCTCACGGAATGAAAGTTCTGATTCCAAAAACAGGCCAGGTGTTATTCATCCAAAACCAGGTGGTAGTTCTGCAACTTCTG gtaATGATCGGAAAAAGGAAGCACCTTCTGGATCTCTTCAATCATTTTCATATGTTCCACAGAAGAAGCCTAAGTTAAGTCATATCGGTTCTTATCAAAGACAACCTTCTTCGAGCGCAGAAGCATGGGAAGTTTTAGCTACAGACACTGATCCTGCAGACTTTGTACCTATGGTACTTGAAGCTAACGACAATGATGAAGCTGACAAAGTTATTGGGATAATATGCGGTGCAATCAAGACATTAAAGAATCAGAAATGGAAACCTGATACATTAGTTTACATGGGCTTATTGTATCTGGCAAAGATTCGCCCATCTATTTTTTCACATGATTGTATATTACATGCACTGTCCTCCCTTTTAAAAAGAGATCAAACTTATAATTTCAAGAGTAAAGGGAATCCATTGGTTCCTGTACTCGCTGCAAATCTTTTAATGAAAGGATTCCATGAGAAAAAGAATTGGCCGGAAATATTTGTGAAG ttgTATATCGAAGATGCTCTTGGTGAACGTGTATGGGTTGATCATGAAGAATGCAAGGGCTTTGTTGACAACATTTTAACTGGTTTTAATACAAGACATCCCCCTAAGTCTGTATTACAGCCGGAATTTCCTGTGTTAATGCAGCGGGATTGTCATAGCCCATCTACAGTGGATGATGAAGATCCGACAGCATCAACGACATTGTTATCTGGAGATAAGGAAAAAATAGAGTTTCCAGTAGGTCCGAGATACGCACATTGCATGGAGAATATTGAATCAATAGTGTTGGAAGCTGTGAAGGAGCAATTGAACAGACGTCAAGCTGAGACCATAACGAGAAATTTCTTAAAGCTGCTCTCCTCGGCATGCGGATTTGTGGAAATTAGAAACATCGCTGTCCCCAGGCTAGAAGTATGGTTGCACAATCCTAAACTGATGAGACCCGCGCAGGAACTGCTCATGTACATTTGTTACAATTGCACGTCTCACACTCAAAGAGACGTCGAGGTCATAAGCCAACTGGTGAAAATGAGATTGAAACCGAAAGCTGTAATTAATATGTACCTGAACGGCGTTAAGGAACTTATTGGATTACATCCGGAGAATTTAGCGACCATATTAAAGCACACGATTTACAACGAATTGTCGAACGCGCGCAATCCAAATAACATGCCCATGCTGGCTATAATGTTCCAGACGTTACCCGAGCAAGCGGCCAAGTTGCTCGCGGAGATCTTTCAGGATTTACTGATGAATCGCGAGGATTACTTGAGGCCATTGCGCGCATTGCTCAGAGAAATCGTGCGCGTATGTCGGCATGATATCAACCTCCTAGCTTTCGCTCGCATGCTTATGTCCGAGAGGCCAGACATAGCTCAACAATTGTTGACTTTTGAATTCAAAGATCGCATGTTTATGTCAATAGCGGACCTCTTGTGTCTGTGTATGCTTCTCGGAATAAGTCCGCAGGTGAAAGAGGCGGCGACATTGTCACAACGTGCAGACAAGAAGGACGTAGCTTTGCTACATCAGTTCCAAAATCTTGTGGCCATGATACAGTACGAAGCGATACTCTGGTTGCAGAATGTAGCGCCACAGATGTACGCCATCGGACGAAATGAGCTGCTGCACGCAATGCACAAGATCTTGCTGTTAGAATCTcctgaaaattattacaaactgGATAATTGGCCACCGGAATCAGACAGAGGATTTTACATACGATTGGTATCCGACGTTCCTCTGCTGCAAAGTTCGTTGTTGAGACTATTACTGATTGGTTTTGCAAAA GATAACAGCATTACTCACTCGGAGACGTTGGATTTAGCCGATCAACTGATACGGCGCGCCGCTGCTAATTCGACGGAAAATTTTCCTATGTTGCAAGCAGACAAAACGGACATAGTTGAACTTATTTTCAATCTTTGCATTTATCAGCCACCGGGAACAATAAACATACCCGCTGG ATATGTGCCGCCAACATTGGCGATAGCTAATCTCTACTGGAAGGGATggataatgttattaatgatGGCTGCTCATAATCCAACTACAATCGGCGCATTAGCGTGGAAACGATATCCTATACTGAGAACATTGATGGAAATGTGTATCACAAa CCATTTCTCGTATCCACCACCGACTATGGCCTTGCCGGAGATAATGGAGCAAGAACGCACGAAAGAACTGCAGGTTGAAGCCATGGAGAAGCAAGAGATATTGGAATACGAATCACATTTAGCCGCTGCATCGACTAGAATGCAGTTATCTGAGCAAAATAGCTTTCTACTGTCACAGTTAATCACTATGGATCCAACGGGTATCGCTAGAAGACCACCGCCGGCTGTGCTCGAGCAACTACAGTCATTGAACACTTCTCACAGATTGGGTCATCTGCTTTGTCGGTCGCGAAAGCCAGATTTCTTGCTAGATATCATTCAGCGACAACAACAGAGCACGTCGCAGAGTATGCCTTGGTTAGCTGATCTGGTGCAAAATAGCGAGGGCTCTCTCAGTCAACTTCCGGTGCAATGTCTATGTGAATATCTCTTGTCGACTAGCCCGCAGACGGTCGAGAAGCAGCCCAGGCAACAGCAGTTGCTGGCTCACCTTCAGACACTGCTGACCGATCCGAATCAGGATCAGCAACACGCTTACGAAGTCTTGGAATACTTTTTGAGAAGACTGAGCAGTCAGCAGAGTAGTAGTCGCATACAAGCGATCACTGGATTGAAGATGGTTTTGGACTCGATACCTCTCGAAGATGACACTATGGACGTGGATGGGGAGAATGAGAA GGAGACTTGGCTGCTTCGAAAACTGCCGTCTATACCTCACTTTCTGTCTGTGCGCTCACTGGTTTCCACGGCGTTACGCGGCGCTTGTCAGGTGGAAAACAGCCCCGAACTGGTGCACACTTACATATCGTATCTGGCCGCGCATACAATCGACGACGATTTACCCGACCTGACCGACTTGGCCAACGAGATCTCTCAATTGGTCGTTGAACGTAGCACGATCATCGCGGCCATTCTGCCGCAACCGGAGAGCGATAATCAGCAGGCTAAGCAAACATTGCATGCTTTTATGGCAATCTTCTGCAATTATCTCGAGAAGGCACGATCGCCCAGAGGTGAGGGTTACCAGTGGTCCGAGAGTCAAGATCAGATTTTGGTGCAGTGGAGCAACGGCGAAGAGTGCACGATGCATATATTAGTGGTGCACGctatgattatattattaacgtACGATTCATCCGAGGATGATCAGCTGTTCACCACTTTATTAGAGACGTGGTTTCCACTGACCGAACAGCCGAAGGCTTTTCTCGTGGACACCAGCGAGGAAGCGCTACTCATACCTGATTGGTTGAAATTACGAATGATTAGAAGCAACGTGCCGCGTCTAGTCGACGCAGCTCTGAAGGATCTCGAGCCACAACAGCTTGTACTCTTCATACAGAGCTTCGGAATACCCGTGTCGTCGATGAGTAAACTGCTGCACACCCTTGACGCGGGTGTCCAGATCGATCCGGGGTCAGTCGGCGAAGCGGTATTAGATAAGACATACATGGCGCAGTTGGTTGAGGTACAGCATAGAAGAGGCGCTACTGGTGGATTGGTATTTGTGCAAGTGTTGCAGCTGATGGAACCGCAATTACCAGATGAGAATATGATGCCGATCAGTAGGTTGCAGCAACCGTTGCCGCCAAGCGCCACAGTGCAGAAGCAGTCCGTCATACAGTGCTCGATCAAGACCGATGTGCCTCATTTGATAAATCGACTTTTTATCGAGAACATCCATGTTAATCAAAAGATAGACGCTTATCGACGCTTGCATAAAACTCTAGCGAAGGATCTGCAGAGATCGAGCGTTAAAGAGAGCAGCGCCGTGGTGCTGGCGATACAGCATATATGCAGCGTTCTGAGTTCTATGCAGGTGAAGCAGTTTTTGGCCTCCCTCGTACACATGCCACAGTACTCTTGCACGCTGATGCGAGTGATACTGCTGCCACTGAAGAAACCGTCGACATCGAAACACGTAGTCGAGCTGGCACGCAATATGTGCCTGAATCTAATATCGCTGATAGGCGACGTGAAGGCGCCGGTCCTATCAATTCTGCGGGATTTCGCTAACGTGCAATTGACGAAGACGCCGCAACGTACGGAGCTGTCGATGCTGATGCAGAGCCGCGGCGAAGGTCCCGGTCCGATACTGGAGGGCACAGATCCCGTGAATCTGGAAGGCGTAGGTCGGAGACTGCTCGATCTTTGCCTGAAACAACAGAAGAACGATGTTTTAGTTGAAGCTATGGCGAAATTATTGGTCAGCGACAGTAATGAAGACGCGTTGAAACCTCGCACGGGCCTGTTGATCGATTGGTTGGCATCTGTGGAGCCTGAATTGATCGGTATTTGTCCCAATCTGCAGATGAAGTTATTATTCGGTAAAGCAAAGGTGCACATTAACATCGATAAGAATGTTGTCAGCTCGCATTCTTGCAGACCTTACTTGCTAACATTGTTGACGCACAGAGCAAGCTGGGCCACTTTGTATAAATGTGTCGGGCACTTGTTGGACAAATATGACGAAGG ATACGATCCAACTGCGGTTCTGGACTTTTTATGGGCTCTGACATGCAATCCTAAGCTGTGGCAAGGTCGGGACAAATTCACGCCGAAGCATTATGTTCCTGAGAATATCTTGCTGCTAGAAGAACGGCAGCTGCTTAATCTAGTGACGTATTTAGTGTCCGAAGccgttattatatgtaatatgcaGAACAGAAACGCCGCCCTCGCAAGAATGGACATCAGATTGGATTTATTGTTGCATTGTATATCTACTGAAGATGAACTGATTTCCAGTGTAGTAAACTATTTAGCGGAACGTATGATGGATAATATTGA caAAGACTCGGCGGATATGGCACATCAGTTTCTACTTCACATGTACATGAAAATTCCGAAGGTTATCTGTTTTCTTAACACTTTCCAAGCGAACAAGTTCGTCAATGGAGCGAAAATAACCGATTGGACGGGCTCGGTGCTCGATTGTATGAGCCATTCTTTATTGACGGCGTTGGCGGCGACCCCGAGGCAAAAGTCCTGGAATTCGAAGTCTCAGGAATTCGAACTTTGCGCGAGAAAAATGGCCGCGGTGCATCCTATATTAGTATTACGGCAATTACCGATGTTGGCGTCTTCTTTAATGGGAAGATGTTATCTCGACTTCAGTCAATTTCGATCCGGTCATCATTTAAATCTCTTCACGCAAGTTATGGGATTGTTGGAGCTGTTGCAGCCGCATCTATTTGACAAGCAACATGAAACTCCATTGGAGAACActttggaaaattattttcaatgtttccag AATTACGGACATGTAAAAGATATTACCTCCTTGGTGATCAGATTCGTGTCGCTATTACAATCTTACATCTCACGTGAGCCACAACGAGCAATGAAATATCTACAAAAACACGCACAAGCTCTGCA TGAGTTACAGATAAATTATCCTAGTATAATACCTTTGAGGACACTCGTATCGGGAATACCAATGCCTAGAGAAGGAGAAGATATAGATGATATTCTAATCACTATAGCTCCCACATTGCATCCTTCGGAACCTACCATTCCGACACACTGGCAATCACTGTTGACTACACTTTCCAAATTGCATGGTGAAG atGTGTTGAGTGCGCTTCAAGAAATTGAACACGTGTCATTGCGAAAACCTTCGGTCTTAGAACCTATAACGGATAATATAACGGAACTGCTTGTGTCTCCGCAGGGTAATATCAGGACGCTCGCTCATACTCTACTCGCTAGAGCGCTGAAACACCGTCCGGCATCAAACGCGAACATATTGTCCGCGTATCAAAGATGCTTAGACAGCCATAGAGCGGACGTTCTTATGTCAGCTTTGGAAAAACTACCGGATATTGTGTTATGCATGCAAG AACACGCTTTACCGTTGATGCAGAGAGTGTTCGAGCTAGGAGTAAATTCGAATGTCAACACGATACCTTATATCAATAAGACTATCGCCTTGTTAAACACACAGCAAGGTtgttaa
- the Scox gene encoding protein SCO1 homolog, mitochondrial has protein sequence MSTLILRSLASLSRNSNNVFTKFRYINTSKILCQQSIVSKDPKVSKKRSPITWKSLMLSGLVGTGLLLYMNNLRNEKDKAMARERKRQLGKAKIGGKFELINTEGKTIKSDDFLGQWILIYFGFTHCPDVCPDEIEKMTKVVDNLEKEHNFKIQPIFISVDPDRDTPIIVGKYLKEFSDKIIGLTGNSDQVGNACKAYRVYYSNGPKDQDNDYIVDHTIIIYLVDPEGMFVDYYGQTHDAEKMMTSILVNKLKHDQLKNDDSSSSWLPSLSIKGVL, from the exons ATGTCGACATTAATATTGAGATCTCTGGCATCGTTAAGTAGGAATTCTAATAACGTTTTTACTAAG tttaggTACATAAAcacatcaaaaatattatgtcaaCAATCTATTGTATCAAAGGATCCtaaagtaagtaaaaaaagatcACCAATTACATGGAAAAGTTTGATGCTCTCCGGTCTTGTTGGCACTGGTCTTCTACTATATATGAACAATCtaagaaatgaaaaagataagGCCATGGCACGGGAAAGAAAACGGCAATTAGGCAAAGCCAAGATTGGTggtaaatttgaattaataaatacagagGGAAAAACAATAAAGTCAGATGATTTCTTGGGACAGTGGATACTGATATACTTTGGATTCACACATTGTCCGGATGTTTGCCCGGATGAAATCGAGAAAATGACAAAAGTGGTAGATAATCTTg AAAAAGAACATAACTTTAAAATACAACCAATTTTCATATCAGTCGATCCAGACAGAGATACACCCATTATTGTTGGCAAATATCTTAAAGAATTCTCTGACAAAATTATTGGTCTTACTGGCAACTCCGACCAAGTGGGAAATGCGTGCAAAGCTTATAGAGTTTATTATAGTAACGGTCCCAAAGATCAGGACAATGATTACATC gTGGATCacactattattatatacttgGTAGATCCGGAAGGCATGTTTGTCGATTATTATGGACAAACTCATGATGCGGAAAAGATGATGACTAGTATCCTTGTGAACAAATTGAAGCATGACCAGTTGAAAAATGAtgattcttcttcttcttggCTACCATCATTGTCGATTAAAGGAGTGTTATAA
- the Pfdn1 gene encoding prefoldin subunit 1: MSKVLDEELKQAFAKLHEKMVDTKQKLKLADIQIDKLRRTKQRAELTTKEITSIPEDTRVYESVGRMFLLDSMNNIKNSLVNRMKTSDEKIKTLENNKTYLQRSLKESKDEITEMIQQKQNKETSG, translated from the coding sequence ATGTCAAAGGTACTAGATGAGGAATTGAAGCAAGCTTTTGCAAAGTTGCATGAGAAGATGGTGGATACTAAACAGAAACTAAAGTTGGCTGatatacaaattgataaattgcGACGTACAAAACAGCGGGCAGAACTCACTACAAAAGAAATCACCAGCATTCCCGAAGATACAAGAGTGTATGAATCTGTTGGTCGAATGTTTCTTTTAGACAGTatgaataacattaaaaacagTTTGGTAAATAGAATGAAAACATCTGATGAGAAGATCAAAAcgttagaaaataataagacaTATTTACAACGAAGTTTAAAAGAAAGCAAAGATGAAATAACAGAAATGATTCaacaaaagcaaaataaagaGACTTCtggttaa
- the LOC105679875 gene encoding nuclear RNA export factor 2: MASPKPLESQTWEPHRLTHLNPSFDDHEVTLASRMDLWHKFIIFDGALHPRTDVLRAVITACDPAIVIPIMYTVEKNNKSTFLAKCGSNAIDNIIAQGLCITLHGGQELHLDIVLGFLSTEELQVNTNRVIAQALHARYEPVKKIFNLDDFENEKALGSIFCPISIPKIFDLVLRCSKLGIMGNSRESQQTRLPVRELSLKYNKLTAIILFDKFFNYHLTKLDLRHNQILDVEYLRYFHEFKISELWLDGNPLCDKYSTSQDYIQAVKNIFPHLQKLDGIVIGMEKKFVPSIQNNYLGNGTKISLIKQFVKHFFALYDQEDRIVMHGLYDKNAFYSMTLGTTMNHANKEIVKTFSTNRNLLKFADYAKCHDFLFCGPEKIITALQRQPPTSHDFKTFHIDLLDEGDNYIAISIQGLFAYRISQCQPMFFNRTFIIIRKEDNEHTIVNDQYYIDGIPSHMTNEIKFELKPVPKFTPTVLSVSEKEQLLRFLREITKMNIRYCYKYLQEAEWNIRNAINIFTKRYTVNDIPPEAFQ; this comes from the coding sequence ATGGCATCGCCTAAACCGTTAGAAAGTCAGACATGGGAACCGCACCGGCTTACTCATTTAAATCCATCTTTTGATGATCATGAGGTAACTCTTGCAAGCCGCATGGATTTATGGCATAAATTCATCATTTTCGACGGCGCTTTGCATCCGCGAACTGATGTCTTACGCGCTGTAATAACTGCCTGTGATCCGGCGATTGTGATACCAATTATGTATACCgtcgagaaaaataataaaagtacgTTTTTAGCAAAGTGCGGCAGCAATGCTATAGACAATATAATAGCGCAGGGACTGTGCATAACATTGCATGGTGGACAGGAACTACATCTGGATATTGTGTTGGGATTTCTCAGCACGGAAGAGTTGCAAGTGAATACAAATAGAGTCATAGCTCAAGCATTGCACGCCAGATATGAACCAgtgaaaaagatattcaatCTCGATGACTTTGAAAACGAGAAGGCACTGGGTTCAATATTCTGTCCTATATCTATACCAAAGATCTTTGACCTAGTCTTACGTTGCAGCAAATTAGGAATTATGGGCAACAGTCGTGAGTCCCAGCAAACACGGTTGCCCGTTCGTGAGTTGAGTTTGAAGTACAACAAGCTCACAGCCATcatattatttgacaaatttttcaattatcatcTGACCAAACTGGATTTAAGACACAATCAAATCCTGGATGTGGAATATCTACGTTATTTTCACGAGTTCAAAATAAGCGAACTTTGGTTGGATGGAAATCCATTGTGTGACAAGTATAGTACTTCTCAGGACTACATACAGGccgtgaaaaatatatttccacaTCTACAAAAATTAGATGGGATTGTCATAGGAATGGAGAAAAAGTTTGTGCCAAGTATACAGAATAATTATCTCGGCAATGGAACAAAGATTTCTTTGATAAAGCAATTTGTCAAGCACTTTTTTGCACTGTATGATCAAGAGGATAGAATAGTTATGCATGGTCTATATGACAAAAATGCGTTCTATTCCATGACATTAGGTACTACTATGAATCATGCAAATAAAGAGATTGTCAAAACATTTTCTACAAACaggaatttattaaaatttgctgaTTATGCTAAGTGtcatgattttcttttttgtggACCTGAGAAGATAATCACCGCTCTCCAACGACAACCACCAACGTCACATGATTTCAAAACATTTCATATTGATTTGTTGGATGAAGGAGATAATTACATAGCCATTTCCATTCAAGGATTATTTGCGTATCGGATATCACAATGCCAACCTATGTTCTTCAACcgaacttttattattatacgaaaAGAAGACAATGAACATACCATTGTAAATGATCAATACTATATTGATGGTATACCTTCCCACATgactaatgaaataaaatttgaactgAAACCTGTGCCCAAGTTCACTCCAACAGTACTCAGTGTATCGGAAAAGGAGCAATTACTTAGATTTTTACgcgaaattacaaaaatgaatattcgATATTGCTACAAGTATCTGCAGGAAGCAGAATGGAATATAAGAaacgcaataaatatatttacgaaGAGATATACAGTTAACGATATTCCTCCAGAAGcttttcaataa